The sequence TCGAGTAGAAGCGCTCGAGCAGCTCGGCGGCGAGCTTGGTCTGGGCGATGCGCCCGGAAATGCTGAAGTGCTCGGCCCGGCGCGCGATGTCGACCTCGAGGCCGTTCTCGATCTGGCGCAGGTTCTCGTCGAGCGCGCCGCACAGGTTGGCGAGGCGCGCATTGTCGATCGGTTCGAAGCTGAGTTCGCGGGTGGCGTGGCGGGTCGTCATGCTCGGGGGAGGGTCTTCTCGTGGCTGCGCTGGGGGTGGCCGATGATACGGCGGTAGCCCAGCCCTTCGTAGAAATGCATGGCCGGCACCGCATTGGTATACAGCACCAGCCGGCGGAAACGGCCGGCCGCGGCGGCTTCGATGGCGGCGATCAGCGCGTGGCCGACGCCGTGGCTGCGCGCCTCCGGGTGGACGTAGACGCGCCGCACCCGGGCGAGGCTTGCGTCGTCGCAATCGCGGTTGAGCCCGCCGACGCCGGCCAGCCGGCCGTCGAGCCAGACCGCGTAGAAAGCTTCGCCGTCCTGGTCGAAGCGGTTGTCGCCGCAGCGCCAGTCGTCGACCAGCCGGCGCAGGAAGCGGAAGCCTTCCGCCTCGCCCAGCGCGCACAGGGCTTCGATGCCGTCGGGCAGGGCCGTCACTGCTGCGACCGTGAGAGAAGGGCTTGCGTTCAAAATCGATGCGTCCTCGAAGGCGGCCGGGCCGGGGGCCGCGACGGCGGTCAGGCGGCGGCGGTCACCGCTTCGCGCGTCACGATCTCGCCGCGCAGGCTGTGCGGCATCGCCTCGGTGATGCGCACCTCGGCGAACTGGTTGAGCAGCCGATCGGGGCCGACGAAGTTGACGATGCGGTTGTTGTCGGTGCGGCCGGCCAGCTCGGCGGCGTCCTTGCGCGCGCGGCCTTCGACCAGCACCCGCTGCACGCTGCCGACCATGCGGCGGTTCTCTTCCTGGGCGAATTCCTCGATGCGCGCCTGCAGCCGCATCAGCCGCTTCACCTTGTCCTCGTGGCTCACGTCGTCCTCGAGCTCGGCGGCCGGCGTGCCGGGGCGGCGGCTGTAGATGAAGCTGAAGCTGGCGTCGAAGCGCACGTCCTCGATCAGCTTCATGGTCTTCTCGAAATCGGCCTCGGTCTCGCCGGGGAAGCCGACGATGAAGTCGCTCGACAGGCAGATGTCGGGCCGCGCCTCGCGCAGCTTGCGCACGATGGCCTTGAATTCGAGCGCGGTATAGCCGCGCTTCATGTTCATCAGTACCCGGTCGGAGCCGGCCTGCACCGGCAGGTGCAGGTGCGACACCAGCTTGGGCAGGTTGCGATAGCAGTCGATCAGCCGCTGCGTCATTTCCTTGGGGTGGCTGGTGGTGTAGCGGATGCGCTCGATGCCGGGGATCTCGTGAATGTATTCGAGCAGCAGCGCGAAGTCGGCGATCTCGCCGTCTTCCATGCGGCCCAGATAGGCGTTCACGTTCTGGCCCAGCAGCGTGACTTCCTTGACGCCCTGCTGGGCCAGGCCGGCGACCTCGACCAGCACGTCCTCGAACGGCCGGCTCACTTCCTGGCCGCGGGTATACGGCACCACGCAGAACGAGCAGAACTTGGAACAGCCTTCCATGATCGAGACGAAGGCCGAGCCGCCCTCGATGCGGGCCGGCGGCAGGTGGTCGAACTTCTCGATCTCGGGGAAGGAGATGTCGACCTGGGCGGCGCCGGTCTCGCGCTTTTTGGCGATCAGCTCGGGCAGCCGGTGCAGCGTCTGCGGGCCGAACACCACGTCGACGTAGGGCGCGCGCTTGACGATGGCTTCGCCCTCCTGCGAGGCGACGCAACCGCCGACGCCGATCACCAGGTTCGGGTTGAGCAGCTTCAGCTCCTTGATGCGGCCGAGGTCGGAGAACACCTTCTCCTGCGCCTTCTCGCGCACCGAGCAGGTATTGAACAGGATGACGTCGGCCTCTTCGGGCTTGTCGGTCTTGGTCAGGCCTTCGGAAGCATTGAGCACGTCGGCCATCTTGTCCGAGTCGTACTCGTTCATCTGGCAGCCGAAGGTTTTGATGAAGACTTTCTTGCTCATGGAAACCACCCGTGAAATCAGGCGCTTATGCTAAGCCATCGCGGCCGCGCGCGCATAAGGCAAAAGCCCGCCGCCTTGCGGCGACGGGCTTTGTGAAACCTGGTGGCTATGACTGGACTTGAACCAGTGACCCCAGCATTATGAGTGCTGTGCTCTAACCAGCTGAGCTACATAGCCATCAAAGAGGGCGCGATTATCCTGAGCGACGCCCTTTCCGTCAAGCGCCTCGTCACAATCCGCCCGAACGGTCGTCGCGGCGGAAGCCCGCCAGCAGTTCCGGCAACGCCACTCCCTTCGAAAAGCCGATCACCTTGAACAGCTCGCCCATCTCGGCCGGGCCGACCAGCTTCTGCACCGCGGCAGCCGTGCGGAAATAGGCCGGATCGGCCGGATCCTGCTGCCCCATCAGTTCGAGCAGCCCGGCATCGAGCAGGAAGGACGCCTGCGTCGTATAGCCTTCGAGCTGCCAGCCGGCCGCGTCGCCGGCGCGCCAGATCGCCGAGAAGTCGACGTGGGTGGTGATGTCCTCCAGCCCCGGCAGGTGGAACGGGTCGTCGTGGCTGTGATGGCGGTAATGGCACATCAGCGTGCCGCGGCTGCGCTGCGGGTGGTAGTACTCGTCGGCGGCGAAACCGTAGTCGGGCAGGATCAATGCGCCGCGTGCGGTGGCGTCGGCCAGGCTGGCGACGAAGGCGCAGGCTTCGGGCTGGATTTCGGTCAGGTAGTCGTCGGGCAGCGCATGGCCGTCGAGATGGGCCACGGCGGCCGGGTCGGCCAGCGGCCGGTCTTCCCAGCGCAATCCATCGTCCCAGGCCACGCCGCGCTCGAACCAGGCGCCGGCCGACCAGCGCACCAGCCGGCACGGCATCGCGTCGAGCACCTCGTTGCCGACGATGCCGCCGACGAAGCCGCGCGGCAGCGCATCGAGCCATTCGACCCGGTCGACCAACTGCGGCAGCGCGGCGGCGATGGTCTCGCGCTGACGCGCCGCCAGCTCGGCCGACACTTCGAGGATGCGATAGCGCGCCGGCAGGCGATCGAGCGCCGCCAGCTCGGCCAGCAGGTCGGCCGCCAGCCGGCCCGAACCGGCGCCGACCTCGAGCACGTCGCCGCCGACCGCGGCCAGCACCTGCGCCACCGGCCGCGCCAGCGTGCGGCCGAACAGGGGAGACAGCTCGGGCGCCGTGACGAAATCGCCGGCCGCGCCGAACTTGCGGCTGCCGCCGGCGTAATAGCCGAGCCCGGGCGCATAGAGCGCCAGCCGCATGTAGTCGGCGAACGGCAGCCAGCCGCCGGCGCGGGCGATTTCGGCGCGGACGGTCTCGACCAGCGCGCGGCTCGCCGCCGACTGTTCTGCGCTCGGCGCGGGAAGTGAGGTCATGTGCTAGATTCGGCTGGATTCAAACGGGCAGTTTAACGAGGGCCGAACATGCAGGGCAAAGTGGCATTGGTGACGGGCGGCGCCAAGCGCGTGGGCGCCAGCATCGTGCGGCGCCTGCACGGCGCGGGCTGGAACGTGATGCTGCATTACCGCAGCTCGGCGACCGAGGCGCGCGCGCTGGCCGCCGAGATGAACCTGCAGCGGCCCCACTCGGTCGCGCTGGCCCAGGCCGACCTGCTCAACATCGCCGGCCTGCCGGTGCTGGTGCAGCAGACGCTGGCCCAGTTCGGCCGGCTCGACGCCCTGATCAACAACGCCTCGAGCTTCTTCCCGACCCCGGTCGGCGACATCAGCGAGGACGCCTGGACCGACCTGATCGGCAGCAATGTGAAGGCGCCGCTGTTCCTGGCCCAGGCCGCCGCACCGGAACTGAAGAAGACCCAGGGCTGCATCGTCAGCATCGCCGACATCCACGTCGAACGGCCGATGCGCCAGCATGTGGTCTACACCATCGGCAAGGCCGGCCTGGTCGCCATGACCCGCGCACTGGCCCGCGAACTGGCGCCCGAGGTGCGCGTCAACGCGGTCGCGCCGGGCGCCAACGTCTGGCCCGACGGCGAGTCGGTGTTCGACGAAGTGCATCGCCAGCGCATCGTCAGCAGCATCCCGCTCAAGCGCGTCGGCGAGCCCGACGATCTGGCGCGCACCATCCAGTTCCTGATCGAGGACGCGCCCTATATCACCGGCCAGATCATCAACGTCGACGGCGGCCGCAGCATCTACCTCTGAAGCGTAAAGACACCCGGCGGCCGGGCCGCGGCGGACCGCGCCAGGTTGAGCATCGGCGCGCTGCGGGCATGACACCGCTTTTCCCTGTAAAATCACGCGCTTTTCGCATTCCAGGGGTGCCCGCGATGGACGCCGCAATCACCGACCACGTCGAAGCCGGCCCGGCCGAGACCGATCCCAAGACCAAGTACAACGCCGACAAGCTGGCCAAGCGCCTGCGCCACGCGGTCGGCGACGCCATCGACGACTTCGGCATGATCGAGCAGGGCGACCGCATCATGGTCTGCCTGTCGGGCGGCAAGGACAGCTACACCATGCTCGACATGCTGATGAGCCTGCAGAAGAGCGCGCCCATCGACTTCGAGTTGATCGCGGTCAACCTCGACCAGAAGCAGCCCGGCTTCCCCGAGCACGTGCTGCCGGCCTATCTCGACCAGATCGGCGTGCCCTACCGCATCGTCGAGGAAGACACCTATTCGATCGTCAAGCGCGTGGTGCCCGACGGCAAGACCACCTGCGGCCTGTGCTCGCGCCTGCGCCGCGGCATCCTCTATCGGGTGGCCGACGAACTCGGCGCGACCAAGATCGCGCTCGGCCACCACCGCGACGACATCCTCGAGACGCTGTTCCTCAACATGTTCCACGGCGGCAAGCTCAAGGCCATGCCGCCCAAGCTGGTGTCGGACGACGGCCGCCACATGGTGATCCGCCCGCTGGCCTACTGCCGCGAGAAGGACATCGAGCGCTACGCCGCGATCAAGGGCTTCCCCATCATCCCGTGCAATCTGTGCGGTTCGCAGAGCAATCTGCAGCGGGTGGTGATCGGCGACATGCTGAAGGATTGGGACCGCCGCTTCCCCGGCCGCATCGAGACCATGTTCCGCTCGCTGCAGAACGTGGTGCCCTCGCACCTGGCCGACCCGCGCCAGTTCGGCTTCAAGTCGCTGCGTACCCAGGACGCGCCGTTCGAGGGCGGCGACACCGCCTTCGACGCGCCCGAGCTGCCGGCCGAGCCGGCGGCCGGCCCGTTCGGCGGCATCAGCATCCTCGACAGCCGCAGCGGGGGTTGCCACTGATGCTGCGCTTCGGCAAACGCGCCAGCCGCGACTGGACCGACGAAGTCGTCGTCGACGTCAGCGAGAAGGACGGCATCCGCTCGCTGCACCTGGGTTCCGAGGCGATTCAGAGTTCGATGCGGATCCGCGATCCGATCGAGCTGGTGCTCGGCTACAGCCGCTGCATGTTCGCCTTCCTGCTGTTCCGCGACCTGCCGCGCGATGCGCTGGTGCTCGGCCTCGGCGGCGGCTCGATCCCCAAGTTCATCCACCACCACATGCCGGCCACGCGCACCACGGTGCTCGAGCTGCATCCGCAGGTGGTCGGCGTGGCGCGCTCGATGTTCCACCTGCCGCCCGACGACGAGCGGCTAGAAGTGGTGGTCGGCGATGGCGCCGGCTACATCGACCGCATGGTCAACCCGGTCGATGCGATCTTCCACGATGCCTTCGGCCCGACCGGCATCGCCGAGGCGCTGGCCACCGAGGATTTTTTCGCCCGCTGCCGCGACCGGCTGACCGCCGACGGCACGCTGCTGGTCAACCTGTGGGGCTCGGACCCGAAGTTCAACGTCTACGTCGACCGCCTGTCGCGGGTCTTCGACGGCCTCCTGCTCTGCCTGCCGGCGCGCCAGCGCGGCAACGTGACCGCCATCTGCTTCCGCCGCGGCTGCAACAGCCCGACCTGGGCCGCGCTGAGCGAACGCGCGAGCGTGCTCGAAGCTCATTTCCCGCTCGAATTCCGTGAATTCGTGGCGGACCTGGCGCGCATGAACGTCCACAACGACCGCCGCCTGCTGGTCTAGCCCGATGCCGTGGCAGGTGCACGACAGTTCGCTTTCCATCACTGTGCCAATGTGAAAAAATCGAGACAATTTAACGATTTCCACGGTGATAACCATGCTCGATCGAGACGGCTATCGCCCCAACGTCGGCATCATCATCTGCAACGACAAGAACCAGGTTTTTTGGGGCAAGCGCGTTCGCGAACACTCCTGGCAGTTTCCGCAGGGGGGCATCAAGTCCGGGGAAAACCCGGAACAGGCCATGTTCCGCGAACTGATGGAAGAAACGGGCCTCAAGCCCGAGCACGTCCGGATTCTCGGCCGCACGCGGGACTGGCTGCGCTACGACGTGCCGACCCACTGGGTCCGGCGCGAATGGCGCGGTACTTACAAGGGCCAGAAGCAGATCTGGTTCCTGCTGCGGCTGGTCGGCCGCGATTGCGACGTCTGCCTGCGCGCTTCGCGCCACCCGGAGTTCGACGCCTGGCGCTGGAACGACTACTGGTCGCCGCTCGAGACAGTGATCGAATTCAAGCGCGGCGTGTACGAGCAAGCGTTGCACGAGTTGGCGCGCTTCCTGACGCCGTCGCCGCATCAACGCGTGGCCGCGCGCATGAAATAAGGCCGGGCTGCAAGATCCGACAGGGTGGCCACTCTTTTTTGCAGCTACCCTGTCGTCATCGTGCATCCAATGATTCTGGGTTCATACAGTTCAGCAGCAATTCATTTCGCATATGCCATATTAGGTGCAAAATCTTGTAGGCCATTTCCGACCGATTCTGCTGCAACGCACAATCGGCGATAATAAGATCAATCATGAAACAAACCATCCTGGTGACCGGCGGTGCCGGCTACATCGGCAGCCATACCTGTGTCGAGCTGCTGGCCTCGGGCTACGACATCGTCGTGGTCGACAATTTCTCGAACAGCAAACCCGCAGTGCTCGACCGAGTCGGACAGATCAGCGGCCAGGAATTCCCCTGGTACGAGATCGACGTCCGCGACCGCGCCGCGCTCGCGCGCGTGTTCGGCAAGCACCGCTTCTCGGGCGTGCTCCACTGCGCCGGCGTGAAATCGATCGCCGAGGCGCAGCGCGATCCGCTCAAGTACTACCAGCACAATCTCGAAGCCAGCCTCACGCTGCTCGAGGAAATGGCCGAGCGCGGCCTCAAGCGCCTGGTGTTCAGCTCGTCGGCCACCGTCTACGGCGAATGCACCCAGATTCCCTATCGCGAGGAATCGCCGCTCAAGCCCAATACCGTCTACGGCCGCAGCAAGATGGTGGTCGAGGACGTGCTGCACGACCTGGCCAGCGCCGACGAAAGCTGGCGCATCGCCATCCTGCGCTACTTCAATCCGGTCGGTGCCCATCCGTCCGGGCTGATCGGCGAAGACCCCAACGGCACGCCCAACAACCTGATGCCCTATATCTGCCAGGTCGCGGTCGGCAAGCAGGCCGAACTGGCGATCTTCGGTCACGACTATCCGACCCCGGACGGCACCGGCGTACGCGATTACCTGCACGTCGCCGACCTGGCCGAAGGCCATGTCCGGGCGCTCGACTACCTGGGCCGCGAGACCGGCCTGGTGACCTTCAACCTGGGCACCGGCCGCGGCTACAGCGTGCTCGAAGTGGTCCGCGCCTTCGAGCATGCCAGCGGCCGGGCCATTCCCTTCCGCTACGCCCCGCGCCGCTCCGGCGACCTGGCCAGCTATTATGCGGATACCAGCCGCGCCGCCAATACGCTGGACTGGCGCGCCAAGCGCAGCCTGGGCGAGATGTGCGCCGACGCCTGGCGCTGGCAATCGAAGAATCCCGGCGGCTACGCCTGATCGCCGTCCCGAAATCCTGGAGTAGACCTTGATACTTGTAACCGGTGGTGCCGGCTTCATCGGCGCCAACTTCGTCCTCGACTGGCTGGCCCAAAGCGACGAGCCCATCGTCAACCTCGACAAGCTCACCTACGCCGGCAATCGCGACAGTCTGAGCGCGCTGACCGGTGATCCCCGCCATGTCTTCGTCCGGGGCGACATCGGCGACGTCGAGCTGCTGAACCGGCTGTTCAACGAACATCGCCCGCGCGCGGTCCTCAACTTCGCCGCCGAATCGCACGTCGACCGCTCGATCCACGGCCCGGCGGACTTCATCCAGACCAACGTGCTCGGCACCTTCGGCCTGCTCGAAGCGACGCGGTCGTACTGGAGCCAGCTGCCGGAAGCCGAACGCGCCGCGTTCCGCTTCCTCCACGTCTCCACCGACGAGGTCTACGGTTCGCTCGCGCCCGATGCCGACGCCTTCACCGAGCAGCACCGCTACGAGCCCAACAGCCCGTATTCGGCCTCCAAGGCCGCCTCGGACCACCTGGTCCGCGCCTGGCACCATACCTATGGCCTGCCGGTACTGACCACCAACTGCTCCAACAACTACGGTCCCTACCAGTTTCCCGAGAAGCTGATCCCGCTGGTGATCACCAACGCGCTGGCCGGCAAGGCGCTGCCGATCTACGGCGACGGCCGCAACGTGCGCGACTGGCTCTATGTCGGCGACCACTGCGCGGCCATCCGCCGCGTGCTCGAGGCCGGCACGCTGGGCGAGACCTACAATATCGGCGGCTGGAACGAGAAACCGAACATCGAGATCGTGCAGACCATCTGCGCGCTGCTCGACGCCAGGCGCCCGCGTGCAGACGGCCTGTCCTACGCCAGCCAGATCACCTATGTCGCCGACCGGCCGGGCCATGACCGCCGCTATGCGATCGACGCCCGCAAGGTGGAACGCGAGCTGGGCTGGAAGCCGGCCGAAACCTTCGACACCGGCATCGCCCGGACCATCGACTGGTATCTCGCGCACCAGGACTGGGTGGGGCGCGTGACCAGCGGCGCCTACCGCGAATGGATCGACGCCAACTACCAGCAGCGGGGCAACGCATGAAGGGCATCATCCTGGCCGGCGGCTCCGGCACCCGCCTCTACCCGGCCACGCTGGCCGTCAGCAAGCAACTGCTGCCGGTCTACGACAAGCCGATGGTGTACTACCCATTGACCACGCTGATGCTGGCCGGCATCCGCGACATCCTGATCATCTCCACGCCGCAGGACACGCCGCGCTTCGAACAGCTGCTCGGCGACGGCTCGCAATGGGGAATCCGGATCGAATACCGCGTCCAGCCGAGCCCGGACGGGCTCGCCCAGGCCTTCCTGATCGGCGAATCGTTTATCGGCGACGACCGCGTCGCGCTGGTGCTTGGCGACAACATCTATTACGGCCACGATTTCCAGCGCCTGCTGCTCAACGCCGCCGCACGCGACAACGGCGCCACCGTATTCGCTTACGCGGTGACCGATCCGGAGCGCTACGGCGTGGTCGAATTCGACAAGACCGGCCGCGCGATCAGCCTCGAGGAAAAGCCGGTCCAGCCGAAGTCACGCTACGCCATTACCGGCCTCTACTTCTATGACCAGCGCGTGGTCGAGATCGCCAAGTCGATCCGCCCCTCGGCGCGCGGCGAACTCGAGATCACCGACGTCAACGCGCGCTATCTCGAGTGGGATGCGCTCAACGTCGAGATCATGGGCCGCGGCTATGCCTGGCTCGACACCGGCACCCACGAATCGATGCTGGAAGCCTCGATGTTCATCGAGACGCTGGAAAAGCGGCAGGGCCAGAAGATCGCCAGCCCGGAGGAAGTCGCCTACCGGCAGGGCTATATCGACGCTGCGCAACTCCAGAAGCTGGCCGCGCCGATGGCCAAGAACGGCTACGGCAAGTACCTGCTGGGCCTGCTCGCCGACGACAGCCCGTTCAACTGATCGATGCGGATCGGCCTGCTGATTCCGACCCTGAATGCGGGGCCGCGCTGGCATGCGGCGCTGCGCGCGCTCTCGCTGCAGGATCTGCGGCCCGATCGATTGCTGCTGATCGACTCGGGTTCGCAGGACGGCACCGTCGAAGCCGCCCGGGCGCACGGCTTCGAAATCGTCGAAATCCACCGCGAGCAGTTCGATCACGGCGCGACGCGGCAGCTCGGGCTCGACCGCCTCGCCGACTGCGACGTCGTCATCTGCATGACGCAGGATGCCATCGCCGCCGCGCCGGACACGCTCTCCAAGCTGGCCGCCGGCTTTGCCGACGGTCAGGTCGCCGTAGCCTGGGGCCGGCAGCTGCCGCACGACGACGCCAATCCGATCGCGGCCCACGCGCGCCGATTCAACTATCCCGGCCGGTCGCGCCAGGTCCGGTCGCAGGACATCCCCACGCTCGGCATCAAGGCCGCCTTCTGCTCCAACTCGTTCGCCGCCTGGCGCCAGACGGCGCTGCGCGCGATCGGCGGCTTTCCAAGCCAGACCCTGCTCGGCGAGGACATGCTCAGTTGCGCGAAGTTGCTGCAGGCCGGCTGGACCAGCGCCTATGTCGCCGAAGCTGCCGTTCACCATTCGCACAACTACAGTGCGACCGAGGAATTCAGGCGTTATTTCGATACCGGCGTGCTGCACAGCCGCGAAGCCTGGCTGATCGATGCGTTCGGCCGCGCCGAGGGCGAGGGCCTGCGCTTCATCCGATCCGAGTGGCAGGCGCTGGCCGAGCATGGCTCGGCCTGGCGGCTCAAGGCCCTGCTCAACAATGCAGCGAAGTTCTCCGGCTATGCATTGGGGCGCCGCTACCAACGACTACCGAAACGGCTCGTCCCGCGTCTCAGCATGCACCCGCGCTGGTGGCGCGCCCTCCGCTAGCCGGCGGGCTTCAATAGGCGCCGCGCCGGCTGATCACGACGCCGACGGTCCGGAACAGGATGCGCAGATCGAGCGCGAAGCTCCAGCTGCGGACGTACTCCGCATCGAGCCGGACCCGTTCCTCGTAGCTGGTGTCGTTGCGCCCGCTGACCTGCCACAAGCCGGTCAAACCCGGTCGGACCTGCAGATACAGCGCCGCCGCGTCGCCATAACGCTCCAGCTCGGCCCGCACCACCGGCCGCGGGCCGACCAGGCTCATCTGGCCGACCAGCACGTTCCACAGCTGCGGCAGCTCGTCGAGGCTCGACAGGCGCAGGAATTCGCCGAGCGCGGTGACACGCGGGTCGTTCTTCAGCTTGAAATCGCGCGCCCATTCCTCGCGCGCGGCGGGATCGGTGGCCAGCACATGGGCCAGTCGCGCCTCCGCGTCGGGCACCATGGTGCGGAATTTATGGCAGGCGAAAGGCTGGCCGTTGCGGCCGACCCGCTGGTGGGAAAAGAAGGCCGTGCCGCCCTCCAGCCGCAGCAGCAAGCCGAAGGCCGCGAACAGCGGCGCCAATACGACCAGCAGGGCCAAGGCCGCCAGGAAATCGAAACCGCGCTTCAACCGGTACGACCAGGACTGCAAACCCACCGCCATCAAGCCAGCACCGTGCGCAGTTGCTCGTCGCCCAGGTAGCCGAGATAGGATTCGCCGAGGCGGCGCATCAGCACGAAACGGATGCGGCCATCGGCGACCTTCTTGTCGAGCGACATCAGGTCCATCCAGCGCTCGAAGCCCAGCTGCGGCGCCTGCACCGGCAGGCCGGCGCGCTCGATCAGGGATTCGATACGGCCGACGTCCCCGGCGGACAGATTGCCCAGCACCTGCGAAACGCGCGCCGCCACGATCATGCCGGCGGCGACCGCCTCGCCGTGCAGCCAGGTACCGTAGCCGAGGCCCGCCTCGATGGCGTGGCCGAATGTATGGCCGAGATTCAGCAAGGCACGGCTATCCTGCTCCCGCTCGTCCGCCGCCACGATCCTGGCCTTGCTCGCGCACGACTGCTCGACGGCATAGGCGAGCGCTTCGGGGTCGCGCCGGATCAATGCATCGATATTCGCCTCGAGCCATTCGAAGAACGGCAGGTTATCGATCAGGCCGTATTTGATGACTTCGGCAAGGCCGGCCGAATATTCGCGCGCCGGCAGCGTATCGAGCGTGGCCAGGTCGGCGACGACCAGCTGCGGCTGGTAGAAGGCGCCGATCATGTTCTTGCCGCGCGCATGGTTCACCGCGGTCTTGCCGCCGACCGAAGAATCCACCTGCGCCAGCAAGGTGGTCGGAACCTGGATGAAGGGCATGCCGCGCTGATAGATGGATGCGGCGAAACCGGTGATGTCGCCGACCACTCCGCCGCCGAGGGCGATCAAGGTGGTCTTGCGCTCGCAATTGAATTCGAACAATTGATCCAGAATGCCGCTCAGGACTTCCCAGTTCTTATATTGCTCACCATCCGGGAGAATGATTTCCTGAACCTTGATCGCCTGATCCTGCAAAGTCTTTTGCAATGGCGCCAACCAGATTCGAGCAATCGTCTGATTGGTCACGATGACGATTCGTGGTTGCGGCAGATGCTTGGCGATCAATTCGCCGGCATCGATCAAGCGGCGGCCGATGACGATATCGTATGGCGCCCGCTCCAAATCAACATGAACTACTGGCATGACGGCGAATCAACTCTGCAAGAATGGATTGGGCAAGATGATTGGCATTTTGCCGGCTGGTGTCGATCACGATATCCGCCACTTCTCGGTAGAGCGGGTCGCGCACGGCATAGAGTGCTTCCAGCTTGGCGCGCGGATCGGCCAGCTGCAGCAACGGACGGTTCTTGTCGTTCTTGGTGCGCTGGTAGAGCTCCTCGACCGGCGCCCGCAGGTAGATCACATAGCCGCGCGACGACAGCACGCTACGCACTTCCGGACTCAATACCGCCCCACCGCCGGTCGCCAGCACGATATTCTCGTGCGAGGTCAGCTCACGGATCGTCTCGACCTCCCGCGCGCGGAAACCCGGCTCGCCCTCGATCTCGAAGATCACCGGAATACGGACCCCGGTCCTGGCTTCGATCTCATGATCGGAATCGTAGAAAGCCTTGCCGGTGGAACGCGCCAAGGCGCGACCGATCGTGGTCTTCCCCGCTCCCATCAAGCCCACTAAAAAAAAACTGCCCGGCAAATTCATGCCGGGCATTGTAGCGAAATATGTTTCTCAGCGCAGGGACAAGCTCTCGTCCAGGATCCGCGGCGTGATGAAGATCAGCAGCTCGGACTTGTTATTGGCGCGGGCCTTGGTCTTGA is a genomic window of Chitinimonas koreensis containing:
- a CDS encoding GNAT family N-acetyltransferase, translating into MTALPDGIEALCALGEAEGFRFLRRLVDDWRCGDNRFDQDGEAFYAVWLDGRLAGVGGLNRDCDDASLARVRRVYVHPEARSHGVGHALIAAIEAAAAGRFRRLVLYTNAVPAMHFYEGLGYRRIIGHPQRSHEKTLPRA
- the ttcA gene encoding tRNA 2-thiocytidine(32) synthetase TtcA yields the protein MDAAITDHVEAGPAETDPKTKYNADKLAKRLRHAVGDAIDDFGMIEQGDRIMVCLSGGKDSYTMLDMLMSLQKSAPIDFELIAVNLDQKQPGFPEHVLPAYLDQIGVPYRIVEEDTYSIVKRVVPDGKTTCGLCSRLRRGILYRVADELGATKIALGHHRDDILETLFLNMFHGGKLKAMPPKLVSDDGRHMVIRPLAYCREKDIERYAAIKGFPIIPCNLCGSQSNLQRVVIGDMLKDWDRRFPGRIETMFRSLQNVVPSHLADPRQFGFKSLRTQDAPFEGGDTAFDAPELPAEPAAGPFGGISILDSRSGGCH
- the miaB gene encoding tRNA (N6-isopentenyl adenosine(37)-C2)-methylthiotransferase MiaB; protein product: MSKKVFIKTFGCQMNEYDSDKMADVLNASEGLTKTDKPEEADVILFNTCSVREKAQEKVFSDLGRIKELKLLNPNLVIGVGGCVASQEGEAIVKRAPYVDVVFGPQTLHRLPELIAKKRETGAAQVDISFPEIEKFDHLPPARIEGGSAFVSIMEGCSKFCSFCVVPYTRGQEVSRPFEDVLVEVAGLAQQGVKEVTLLGQNVNAYLGRMEDGEIADFALLLEYIHEIPGIERIRYTTSHPKEMTQRLIDCYRNLPKLVSHLHLPVQAGSDRVLMNMKRGYTALEFKAIVRKLREARPDICLSSDFIVGFPGETEADFEKTMKLIEDVRFDASFSFIYSRRPGTPAAELEDDVSHEDKVKRLMRLQARIEEFAQEENRRMVGSVQRVLVEGRARKDAAELAGRTDNNRIVNFVGPDRLLNQFAEVRITEAMPHSLRGEIVTREAVTAAA
- a CDS encoding pteridine reductase — its product is MQGKVALVTGGAKRVGASIVRRLHGAGWNVMLHYRSSATEARALAAEMNLQRPHSVALAQADLLNIAGLPVLVQQTLAQFGRLDALINNASSFFPTPVGDISEDAWTDLIGSNVKAPLFLAQAAAPELKKTQGCIVSIADIHVERPMRQHVVYTIGKAGLVAMTRALARELAPEVRVNAVAPGANVWPDGESVFDEVHRQRIVSSIPLKRVGEPDDLARTIQFLIEDAPYITGQIINVDGGRSIYL
- a CDS encoding class I SAM-dependent methyltransferase; its protein translation is MTSLPAPSAEQSAASRALVETVRAEIARAGGWLPFADYMRLALYAPGLGYYAGGSRKFGAAGDFVTAPELSPLFGRTLARPVAQVLAAVGGDVLEVGAGSGRLAADLLAELAALDRLPARYRILEVSAELAARQRETIAAALPQLVDRVEWLDALPRGFVGGIVGNEVLDAMPCRLVRWSAGAWFERGVAWDDGLRWEDRPLADPAAVAHLDGHALPDDYLTEIQPEACAFVASLADATARGALILPDYGFAADEYYHPQRSRGTLMCHYRHHSHDDPFHLPGLEDITTHVDFSAIWRAGDAAGWQLEGYTTQASFLLDAGLLELMGQQDPADPAYFRTAAAVQKLVGPAEMGELFKVIGFSKGVALPELLAGFRRDDRSGGL
- the galE gene encoding UDP-glucose 4-epimerase GalE, with amino-acid sequence MKQTILVTGGAGYIGSHTCVELLASGYDIVVVDNFSNSKPAVLDRVGQISGQEFPWYEIDVRDRAALARVFGKHRFSGVLHCAGVKSIAEAQRDPLKYYQHNLEASLTLLEEMAERGLKRLVFSSSATVYGECTQIPYREESPLKPNTVYGRSKMVVEDVLHDLASADESWRIAILRYFNPVGAHPSGLIGEDPNGTPNNLMPYICQVAVGKQAELAIFGHDYPTPDGTGVRDYLHVADLAEGHVRALDYLGRETGLVTFNLGTGRGYSVLEVVRAFEHASGRAIPFRYAPRRSGDLASYYADTSRAANTLDWRAKRSLGEMCADAWRWQSKNPGGYA
- a CDS encoding RNA pyrophosphohydrolase → MLDRDGYRPNVGIIICNDKNQVFWGKRVREHSWQFPQGGIKSGENPEQAMFRELMEETGLKPEHVRILGRTRDWLRYDVPTHWVRREWRGTYKGQKQIWFLLRLVGRDCDVCLRASRHPEFDAWRWNDYWSPLETVIEFKRGVYEQALHELARFLTPSPHQRVAARMK
- a CDS encoding polyamine aminopropyltransferase — encoded protein: MLRFGKRASRDWTDEVVVDVSEKDGIRSLHLGSEAIQSSMRIRDPIELVLGYSRCMFAFLLFRDLPRDALVLGLGGGSIPKFIHHHMPATRTTVLELHPQVVGVARSMFHLPPDDERLEVVVGDGAGYIDRMVNPVDAIFHDAFGPTGIAEALATEDFFARCRDRLTADGTLLVNLWGSDPKFNVYVDRLSRVFDGLLLCLPARQRGNVTAICFRRGCNSPTWAALSERASVLEAHFPLEFREFVADLARMNVHNDRRLLV